In the Streptomyces coeruleoprunus genome, GTAGACGACCGCCGCCGTGATCAGGAAGCTGAGCGTCGCGCTGAGCACCGAACCCCACAGGATCGCGATACCGCTCGTGACCTCCCCGCCCTGCACCACGCACGGGCCCTTCAGGCAGGACTGGTAGCTGTCCGGTCCTTGGTGCCGAAGGCGCCGACGACCGGGTTGATCACGCCCTTCACCAGGGCGTTGACGATGTTGGTGAACGCGGCGCCGATGACGACCGCGACCGCCAGATCGATCACGTTCCCGCGCATCAGGAATGCCTTGAAGCCCTCCAGCAGGCTCGTCCTGTTCTCCTGGCTCACCACGGTGCCTTTCGTCGTACGTGCGGTTGGCGGAGCCATTAGGCCGTGCGCGGTGCATAACCGTCCAATCCGTACACACGGACCGGTGACGTGACTGACCGTTCGTGCGAGTCATCGCAGGGTCACCACCAGAGGCGAGGAGGCGCCCGCACCGGCCAGCCTGGTGGCCGCGGCCCGCGGCACCGCCAGAACGACCAGCGCCCCGTCGCCGTCGTCCGTACGCGGCACGTCCGTCACCCGCACGCCGGTCGCCACCACCCGGGCCTCCGGCGCCCCGTCCTCCGTCGCGCCCGCCCGTAGGGGAGGCGCGGCGATCACGTCGATCCGGTCCCCCGGCCGCAGCAGCCGGACCGTCGCGGCGTCCGCGATCCGCACCGGCGCCGACACCAGCTCGACCGGTTTCACGGTCACCGTACGAGGAGGCGCGGTCCTGGGCGGCCCCGCGGCCGCGGGCTCCCGGAATCCCGAGGCGGCCAGCGCCGCGGCCGCCATCGCGAGCCCCGCGGCCATCGCCCGTCGACGGCGCCGCACCGCCCGCCGTAACCCGAACCGTCCGCCGCGCACGCGCAACGGCGCGAACTGCGGCACCGAGCAGGTCTCGGGAATGCACGCGGATGAAGGAGGAGAAGTGGAGGAAAGGGAAGAAAGGGCAGAAGGAGAAGCAGGGGAAGAGGCGGAAAGAGAGGCAGAGGAAGGAAAAGGGGACGTTGAAGAAACGCGGGACACCACGGCACCCACCGCCTGTTCGTGAGAAGCGTCGCCGGCCGTCCGCCGACGCCCCTCACCATCCCGCGTTCCGCGCGTCCCCGCTCAGGCCTGTGGACAGCGCGTCCCCCTGGGGACAAGTCCCTCACCCGCCGGGGACCCCGAAGGGCCCCGAGGCCTACGGCAGCTCGATCCCCAGGTCCCACCCGTCGTGCGCGTGCGTGCACAGGCAGGACCGGCTGTCCGTCTCCGGCAGCGCCGCGACCGCGTCGAACAGCACCTCGCGCAGCCGCCCGACGTTCTCGCCGAACACCCGCAGCACCTCCGTGTGCGAGACGCCCTCGCCCGTCTCCGCGCCCGCGTCCAGGTCCGTGACCAGCGCCATCGACGTGTAGCAGAGGCCCAGCTCCCGGGCGAGCACCGCCTCGGGGTGGCCCGTCATGCCGACCACGGACCAGCCCATCGCCGCATGCCACCGCGACTCGGCCCGGGTGGAGAAACGGGGGCCCTCGACGACGACCATCGTGCCGCCGTCGACCGCCGCCCAGCCCCGACCGTGCGCCGCGGCGAGGGCCACCTTGCGGCCGTCGGGGCAGTACGGGTCGGCGAAGGTCGTGTGGACGACGTTCGGCACCGTCCCGTCCGGCAGGGGCTCCCCGTCGAAGAACGTCTGCGTCCGCGACTTCGTCCGGTCCACGAGCTGGTCCGGCACGAGGAGCGTGCCCGGCCCGTATTCGGCGCGCAGCCCGCCGACCGCGCACGGCCCCAGCACCTGCCGCACGCCGACCGAACGCAGCGCCCACAGATTGGCCCGGTAGTTGATGCGGTGCGGGGGCAGCCGGTGGTCGCGGCCGTGCCGGGGGAGGAAGACGACCCTCCGCCCGGCCAGCTCGCCGAAGAACAGGGAGTCGCTGGGGCTGCCGTACGGGGTGGCCACCTCGACCTCGGTCACGTCCTCCAGGAAGGAGTAGAAGCCGGAGCCACCGATCACACCGATCTCTGCGTTCGCCATGCGGTCACCCTAAACGGGTGAGCGGGTACGCCGATATGCCGAATGCGAGGAAGGTCCTGAATACGACGAGGGTCCCGCCGTACGGAACGGCGGGACCCTGAGTCGTCGGTGCGCCCCTGGGAGGGGCGGAGGCGTGCCGTCAGGCGGCGGAGCCGGTGCTGCTGGAGCTGCTCGACGCCGCGGGCTTCGCGTCCGAGGACGAGGAGGATGCGGACGACGAGGACGACGCAGACGACGACGCGGACGAAGAGGACTTCGACGCCGGCGAGCTGCTGGACGACGCGCCACGGCTGTCGTTGCGGTAGAAGCCGGAGCCCTTGAAGACGATGCCGACCGCCGAGAACACCTTCTTCAGGCGTCCCTTGCAGCTCGGGCACTCGGTCAGTGCGTCATCGGTGAACTTCTGCACCGCCTCGAGGCCCTCGCCGCACTCGGTGCACTGGTACTGGTAGGTCGGCACTTGTCTTCCTCCTGGCACTCTGACTCAGTGAGTGCTAACGACGATCCATAGTGACGTATTCCGCTGCGTCAGTCCACCGCCACCGGCACGCGGTGACCGACACCACGTGCGACGGTCCGGCTCGCGGGCCGCGCCGTCAGCCGCGACCGCAGGGCCACCAGGGTGGTCAGCGCCAGGGCGGTTCCGGCCAGCGGCACCAGGAACCCGGCGGCCGAGCCGTACCCGTCCGCGAGGCGCCCGGCGACCGTCACGGCCGCCGCCTGGCCCAGCGCGACGGCACCGGTCAGCCAGGTGAACGCCTCGGTGCGGGACGACGCGGGCACCAGGGAATCGACCAGCGTGTAGCCGCTGATCAGGGCGGGCGCGATGGACAGGCCGACGACCAGGCCGAGCGCGCCGAGCAGGGCCACGGAGTGCGCGGACCACAGCAGCGAGGCGGCCACGGTGAGGGCCGCGTACCCGATGATCAGGCGGCGCCGCGGGCCGGTCTTCCAGGCGATGGCGCCGACGGCGATGCCGGCGAGCATGTTGCCGGCGGCGAAGAGCCCGTACAGCAGGCCGTTCACGCCGGGGTTGCCGATCTCCTCGGTGAACGCGGTGAGCGAGACCTGCATGCCGCCGAAGACGGAGCCGATGCCGAGGAACGCGACGGCCAGGACGCGGACGCCCGGGACGGACAGCGCCGAGGTGCGCGCCCGCTCGCCACCGGCCGGGGCGGCGCCCGCCGCGTGCGGGCCGTGGGCGGGCTGGGTGCGCTTCTGGGCGGCGAACAGCAGGCCGCCGGCCAGGGTGAGCGCGGCCTCGGCGACCAGGCCGGCCGCCGGGTGCACACCGGTGCACAGGGCGGTGGCGAGGACGGGACCGACGACGAAGGTGAACTCGTCCGTGACGGACTCGAAGGCCGCCGCCGTCGACATCAGGGGCGAGCCGTCCAGCCGGGCGGCCCAGCGGGCCCGCACCATGGGCCCGACCTGCGGGACGGAGGCGCCGGTCGGCACCGCGGCGGCGAACAGCGCCCACAGGGGCGCGTCGGCGAGGGCGAGCGCGATCAGGACGGCGCCGGACGCGGCGTGGACGAGCACGCCGGGGACGAGGACGGCGCGCTGGCCGAAGCGGTCCGCGAGCTTGCCGCTCTGCGGCGCGAACAGAGCCATGGAGACACCGGTGACCGCGGCGACGGCGCCGGCGGTCCCGTACGAACCGGTGGTGTGCTGGACGAGCAGGACGATGCCGATGGTGAGCATCGCGAACGGCTGTCGTGCCGCGAAGCCGGGCAGCAGGAACGACCATGCGCCGGGTGTGCGCAGGAGCTGCCCGTATCCAGGACGCTTCACAGCGTCAGAGGTGACCGTGGATGCCACGGCCCGTGCCTTTCTGCCGCCTGGTAGCGCTCCCCTGGGTGTCGGGAGCCGCCGAGAGCTGTCCTCTTGCGCGGAAGCGCGGTAGATACCGGCCCCGGAGCGGGGGTCTCGGCCGCCATACGGTCGCGCCAGCCCTGCATCAGGCAGAGTTGGTCGATCAGTGTGCCTTCATGGTACAGGGGAACGGTGGAGTGTCGCCTGTGAAATCGGCGACTCACCCCACCGCCCACCTGTGAAAAGTCCGTACCAGGGCCGGACGAGCCCCCGGACGAGCGCCTGTGGAGGTCCGGGCTACCCCGTCCCCAGCCACCCCGCCAGCTTGCCGCCCTGCCCCACCGCGCGCAGTCGGCGCTCCGCCGCGTCGCGGACCGGATCCGTCGCGACGACCAGCAGTTCGTCGCCGCGCCGCAGCACGGTCGTCGGGGAGGGTACGAAGCTCTTGCCGTCCCGTACGACGAGGGTGACCGCCGCGCCGGGCGGGAGGCGCAGCTCGGCGACCTCCACGCCGTGCATCTTCGACCGCTCCGGGATGGACACGGACAGCAGGTGTCCGCGCAGCCGCTCCAGGGGTGCCGACTCCACGCCCAGGTCGGTCGCCCCGTCGGCGTCGCCGAGCCGCAGCGCCTTCGCCAGCCACGGCAGGGTCGGGCCCTGGACCAGCGTGTAGACGACGACCAGTACGAAGACGATGTTGAAGACCTTCCGGCTGCCCTCGATGCCGGACACCATCGGGATGGTCGCCAGGATGATGGGCACGGCGCCGCGCAGCCCGGCCCAGGACATCAGGGCCTGCTCCTGCCAGGGGATGCGGAACGGCAGGAGGCTCAGTAGGACGGACACCGGCCGTGCCACCGTCGTCAAGACGAGCCCGATCATCACCGCGGGCCAGAAGTCGTCGAGCAGCTCGTGCGGCGACACCAGCAGTCCGAGCAGCACGAACATGCCGATCTGGGCGATCCAGCCCAGGCCCTCGGCGAAGCCCCGGTTGGCGGGCTGGTGCGGCAGCTTGGCGTTGCCCAGGATGACGGAGGCCAGGTAGACGGCGAGGAAGCCGCTGCCGTGCACCATGGCGCCGGCCGCGTACGCGACGACGGCGATGGCCATGACGGCGATCGGGTAGAGGCCGGAGGCGGGCAGGGCGACCCGCCGCAGCCCGTACGAGCCGAGGAAGCCGACCGCCAGGCCGACGGCCGCGCCGATGGCCAGCTCCAGCGCGATCGTGCCCACCAGGACGTACCAGGTGTCGACGGGACCGGCCGTCGAGAAGGCGACGACCAGGATCACGACGGGGGCGTCGTTGAACCCCGACTCGGCCTCCAGGGCGCCCGTCACCCGCGCGGGCAGGGGCACCTTGCGCAGCACGGAGAAGACGGCCGCCGCGTCCGTCGAGGAGACGACGGCGCCGATGATCAGCGCCTGGCGCCACTCCAGGTCCACCAGGTAGTGCGCGGCCGAGGCCGTGATGCCCACGCTCACCGCGGTACCGAGGGTCGCGAGGACGGCCGCCGCCGGCAACGCGGGCCTGATCTCCTTCCACTTCGTGCCCAGACCGCCTTCGGCGAGGATCACCACGAGGGCCCCGTAGCCGATGACCTGGGTCAGTTCGGCGTTGTCGAAGGCGACGTTGCCGATGCCGTCCTGGCCCATCGCGACGCCGATGCCGAGGTAGAGCAGCAGGCTGGGCAGCCCGCTGCGGGACGACAGGCGCACCGCGACGACCGCGACGAGCAGCACGAGCGAGCCGATGAGCAGGAGTTCGTTGAGCCGGTGGACAGTCAGGGGCCGATCCTTCCGCGTGGTGCGTATTGCCTGGTTCTGCGTGTTCTCCGGGGTCCGTTGGCCGATTGTCGGCATATGGCCGGAACTGGCTGTTCAGTTGGATACCGGGCACCTTGGCCGAAAGTCGAGCCCTCGGCTCGTCGCGCCACGCCCCGAACGTACGGATATGTCGGGCTTTCACGTCGATGCGCGCCGATGCGTCGCGATCCACGGCCGTATCCCGCCACCCGGTACTTCGTTACCTTACCTAATCTTTAACGCGTCGTTGACGGGTGGAATGGTTCGCTCCGCACGCCCCTGCCAGGTCTCCTTACTGACACCGCGTCCGGGCCCCCCGGGTGCTGCGCCTATGGTTGCTCCCAGCACTCCTGGACCAAGCCTGCGCCTCGAAGGACAGCGATGCCCGCCAACACCACCGTCTCTTCCCCCAAGAAGAAGGGGCGACGTGCCCGCTTGCTCGTGATCGCCCTGGTGCTGGCGCTCGTCGCGGGCGTCGGCTACGGCGCCTACTGGAGCGTCAGCACGGTCCGGGCGCCCTTCCCCCAGACCACCGGCACGCTCCAGCTCCCCGGCCTGTCCGGGCCCGTCGACGTCAAGCGCGACGCGTACGGCGTCCCGCAGATCTACGCGTCCACCGACGCCGACCTGTTCCGCGCCCAGGGCTACGTCCAGGCGCAGGACCGGTTCTGGGAGATGGACGTGCGCCGCCACACCACGGCCGGCCGCCTCTCCGAGCTGCTGGGCGCCGAGCTGGTCGACAGCGACGCCTTCCTGCGCACCCTGGGCTGGCACCGGGTGGCGAAGGAGGAGTACGACACCAAGCTGTCGGCGGAGACCAAGAAGAACCTCCAGGCCTACACCGAGGGCGTCAACGCGTACCTCAAGGGCAAGGAGCCGCGGGACGTCTCCGTCGAGTACTCGGCGCTGTCCTTCCTCAACGACTACACGATCGAGCCCTGGACGCCGGTCGACTCCGTGGCCTGGCTCAAGGCGATGGCGTGGGACCTGCGCACCAACATGCAGGACGAGATCGACCGCTCGCTGATGCTGAACCGCCTCGACGAGAAGCAGATCAAGGACCTCTACCCGGGGTACCCGTACGACCTCCACCGCCCGATCACGGACACCTTCAAGGCGTCCGCCGGCTCCAAGGGCGACGGTGAGGGCCAGAACGGGGGCGGCCTCGGCGACGACCCGCGGAGCGGCTCCCAGGGCTCCCAGGGCGGCGGAAGCGGCCAGACCGGCGGGAGCGGCCAGAGCGGCCGGAACGCCGGCTTCCAGGCCCAGCTGACCGCTCTCTCCCAGGCGCTGGAGAACGTCCCCGCCCTCCTCGGCCCCGACGGCCACGGCATCGGCTCCAACTCCTGGGTCGTCTCCGGCAAGTACACGACCACGGGCAAGCCGCTCCTCGCCAACGACCCGCACCTCGCCCCGCAGCTGCCCTCGGTCTGGTACCAGATGGGCCTGCACTGCCGGGCGGTCTCCGACAAGTGCCGCTACGACGTGTCCGGCTACACCTTCGCCGGCATGCCCGGCGTGATCATCGGCCACAACCAGGACGTCGCCTGGGGCTTCACCAACCTCGGTGCCGACGTGACCGACCTCTACCTGGAGAAGGTCACCGACCGCGGCTACCTCCGGGGCGCCAAGGAAGTCCCGTTCGAGACCCGCGACGAGGTCATCCGGATCGCCGGCGGCGGCAGCCGCACCATCACCGTCCGTACGACCAACAACGGCCCGCTCATCTCGGACCGCAGCACCGAGCTGGAGAAGGTCGGCCAGAAGGCTCCCGTCACCAACGCCCCCGACCGCGGCGACGGCTACGCGGTGGCGCTGCGCTGGACCGCCCTGGACCCGGGCAGGTCGATGGACGCGGTGTTCAAGCTGAACCGGGCCAAGGACTTCAAGGAGTTCCGCGACGCCGCCCGTGACTTCGAGGTGCCCTCGCAGAACCTGATCTACGCCGACGCCAAGGGCGCCGAGGGCCACATCGGCTACCAGGCCCCCGGCAAGGTCCCGGTCCGCGCCAAGGGCCACGACGGCACCCTGCCCGCTCCCGGCTGGGACCCCGCGTACGACTGGAAGAAGGAGTACGTCCCCTTCGACGAGCTGCCGTACGAGCAGGACCCGAAGCGCGGCTACATCGTGACCGCCAACCAGGCCGTCGTGAACGCCGACACGTACCCCTACCTCCTCACCGAGGACTGGGGCTACGGCTCGCGCAGCCAGCGGATAAACGACCTCATCGAGTCGAAGATCAAGGACGGCGGCAAGATCTCGACCGACGACATGCGCACCATGCAGACGGACAACAGCAGCGAGATCGCCAAGCTGCTGACGCCGCTGCTGCTCAAGATCGACGTCGAGGACCCGTACGTCCGCGAGGCGCAGAAGCTCCTGGAGGGCTGGCACTACACGCAGGAGTCCGACTCGGCGGCCGCCGCGTACTTCAACGCGGTCTGGCGCAACGTCCTCAAGCTGGCCTTCGGCGACAAGCTGCCCAAGGAGCTGCGCGTCAGGGGCGAGTGCCTGAACGTCCGCTCCGCCGACCCCACCGTCCCCGAGGACCAGCGCAACAAGCTGGTGCGCGAGTGCGGTCTGCGCTCCCCCGACAAGGCGCAGCCGGACGGCGGCGACCGCTGGTACGAGGTGGTCCGCCCGCTCCTGAACGACGAGAAGAACGCCTGGTGGCACACGCCGGCGAGCCGTACGGACGCGGCCACCGAGACCCGGGACCAGCTGCTGGCCCGCGCCATGGAGGACGCCCGCTGGGAGCTGACGGCCGAGCTGGGCAAGGACGTCTCCACCTGGAGCTGGGGCCGCCTGCACCAGCTGAACCTGAGGAACCAGACCCTCGGCGTCGAGGGCCCGGGCGTCGTGAAGTTCCTGCTGAACCGCGGCCCGTGGAACCTCTCGGGCGGCGAGGCCGCGGTCAACGCGACCGGCTGGAACGCCGCGGGCGGCTACGAGGTCGTCTGGGTGCCGTCGATGCGGATGGTCGTGAACGTCGGCGACTGGGACAAGTCCCGGTGGATCAACCTCACCGGCGCCTCCGGGCACGCCTACAGCCCGCACTACACCGACCAGACGGAGAAGTGGGCCAAGGGCGAGCTGCTGGACTGGCCCTACAGCGCGAAGGCGGTCGACCTGGCGAAGGCCGACCACCTCGTCCTCAAGCCGTAGGCACCGGGCGGCCGGGCCCCCGACAGGGGGCCCACGCCGCTCTACGCCGTGAAACGGCGGACGCCGTCGGGCGTCACCACCGCGTGCACGGGGTGGTCGTGCGGTTCCTCCGGGACCCGGGCGACCACCTCGTGCGCGTACAGGAGGACCACCAGGGCCGGCTCGGCCCCGGCCCGCGCCAGCCGGGCCAGCACGCGGTCGTACGAGCCGCCGCCCCGCCCCAGCCGCATGCCGCGCTCGTCCACCGCGAGGCCCGGCAGCAGCACCGCGCGGGCCTCCAGGACGGCGTCCGGGCCGAGCCGCGGGCCCGTGGGCTCCAGCAGGCCCAGCCGGGCCCGCCCCAGGGCGCCCGCGCCCTCGTACACGCCCCAGTCCAGGTCGTTGTCGTCCATCAGGACCGGCAGCAGCACCCGGACGCCACGCGCGCGCAGGGCGTCCAGCAGCGCGCGCGTGCCCGGTTCGCGGCCCACGGACACATAGGCCGCCACCGTGTCCGCCTCCGCCAGCTCGGGCAGCTTCAGCGCCTCCTGGGCCAGAACCGCGGCCGCCCGCTGGACGTCCTCAGTGGTCAGGAGGGTCCGAGCGGCCAGCAGTTGGCGGCGCAGCCCCGCCTTGTCCGGCACCCCACCGTCCGCGCCCTCCGGCACGTCACCGCTCACGGTCACCTCACGAACCTCTCGTATGCGTATATATGAGGAGCAACTTAACCGGATCCTCATCTTCCACCCATACCGAACGGATAGGGTGCTGGGCATGACTCAGTCGCACCCCAGGATCAGCAAGGCTGTCATCCCAGCCGCAGGACTCGGCACCCGGTTCCTGCCTGCCACGAAAGCCACTCCCAAGGAGATGCTGCCTGTCGTCGACAAGCCCGCCATCCAGTACGTGGTCGAGGAGGCGGTGGACGCCGGACTCCACGACGTGCTGATGATCACCGGGCGGAACAAGCGGCCCCTGGAGGACCACTTCGACCGCAACTACGAGCTGGAGGAAGCCCTCTTCCGCAAGGGGGACCGGGAGCGGCTGGGCAAGGTCAAGGAGTCCAACGACCTGGCGACCATGCACTACGTGCGCCAGGGCGACCCGCGCGGCCTCGGCCACGCCGTGCTGTGCGCCGCCCCGCACGTGGGCGACCAGCCGTTCGCGGTCCTCCTCGGCGACGACCTGATCGACCCGCGCGACCCGCTGCTCTCCCGCATGGTCGAGATCCAGGAGCGCGAGGGCGGCAGCGTGATCGCCCTCATGGAGGTCGACCACTCACAGATCCACCTCTACGGCTGCGCGGCGGTGGAGCCGACCGCCGAGTCCGACGTGGTCCGGGTGACCGACCTGGTCGAGAAGCCCGACCCGTCGGAGGCGCCCAGCAACTACGCGATCATCGGCCGGTACGTCCTGGACCCGGCGATCTTCGGGATACTGCGGGAGACGGAGCCGGGCCGGGGCAACGAGATCCAGCTCACCGACGCCATCCAGAAGCTCGCCATGGACGAGAAGGTGGGCGGCCCGGTGCACGGAGTCGTCTTCAAGGGCCGCCGCTACGACACCGGGGACCGTGGCGACTATCTCCGGGCGATTGTCAGACTCGCGTGCGAACGTGAAGATCTGGGACCGGAGTTCCGGTCCTGGCTCCGCCGTTACGTCACCGAGGAGATGTAGACCTTGAGCCCCGTGAGCGCCGCGAGCCCCGCACCCGCGATCCGGTCCGTCGACGAGCACCTGGAGGACGTGCTCGCCGCCGTCCACCCGCTCGACCCGATCGAGCTGCAACTGCCCGACGCCCAGGGCTGTGTCCTGGTCGAGGACGTCACGGTGCCGGTGGCCCTGCCGCCCTTCGACAACAGCTCCATGGACGGGTACGCGGTGCGGATCGCCGACGTCACGGGCGCCTCGGAGGAGTTTCCCGCGGTCCTCACCGTCATCGGCGACGTGGCCGCCGGCAGTGAGGGCCTGCCCACGGTGGGCCCGGGCGAGGCCGCGCGCATCATGACCGGCGCCCCGCTCCCGCCCGGCGCCGAGGCGGTCGTCCCCGTCGAGTGGACCGACGGCGGTACGGGCGGGGGAGCGGCCACCACGATGCGCGCCGCGAGCGCCGCCCCCGAGGGCGCCACGGGCGAGGTGCGCGTCCACCGCCCGGTCGAGGCCCGCGCCCATGTCCGCGCCCGGGGCAGCGACGTCCAGGCCGGCGACCTGGCCCTCGAGGCGGGCACGGTGCTCGGGCCGGCGCAGATCGGCCTGCTGGCCGCCATCGGCCGGGGCACGGTCCGGGTGCGGCCCCGCCCGCGCGTGGTCGTCCTGTCCACGGGCAGCGAGCTGGTACAGCCCGGCGAGGAGCTGGGCCCCGGCCAGATCTACGACTCCAACAGCTTCGCGCTGGCCGCCGCCGCCCGGGACGCCGGCGCCATCGCCTACCGGGTGGGCGCGGTCACCGACGACGCGGACACGCTGCGGGCCACGATCGAGGACCAGCTGGTCCGCGCCGACCTGCTGGTCACCACGGGCGGCGTCAGCGTCGGGGCGTACGACGTCGTCAAGGAGGCCCTGTCCTCGGTGGGCGACGCGGACGAGCCGGGCGGCGGCGTCGAGTTCCACAAGCTGGCCATGCAGCCGGGCAAGCCCCAGGGCTTCGGCTCCATCGGCCCGGACCACACACCGCTGCTGGCCCTGCCCGGCAACCCGGTCTCGTCGTACGTGTCGTTCGAGCTGTTCGTGCGGCCCGCGATCCGCGCCCTGATGGGCCTGAAGGACCTCCACCGGCCCCGCGTGCGGGCCGTGCTCACGGCCGACAAGCCGCTGTCGTCGCCCGCGGGGAAGCGCCAGTTCCTCCGGGGGACGTACGACGCCGAGGCGGGTAGCGTCACTCCTGTGGGCGGGGCCGGCTCCCACCTGATCGCCGCTCTCGCGCACGCGGACGCGCTGCTCGTCGTCCCGGAGGACACCACCGTGGTGGAGCCGGGCAGCGACGTCGAGGTGATGCTCCTCGGCTGAGCCGGCGGCCTCCCGCGAGGCCCCGGCCCCGGGCTCGTCCAGGGGGCACCCCCATGGCGGGCCGCCGTGGCGGTACGGTGTCTGCCGCCGTGCCGACAACCGGCGCCAGATCGCGAGGCGGAGTGCAGTGAGTACGCAAGGCAGCCTGACCCACATCGACGAGGCGGGGGCCGCCCGCATGGTGGACGTCTCCGGCAAGGACGTCACCGCCCGCACCGCCCGCGCCAGCGGCCGCGTCCTGGTCTCGCCGCGCGTGGTGGAACTGCTGCGCGGCGAGGGCGTCCCCAAGGGCGACGCCCTCGCCACCGCGCGCATCGCCGGCATCATGGGCGCCAAGCGCACCCCCGACCTGATCCCGCTGTGCCACCCGCTCGCCGTCTCCGGCGTGAAGCTGGACCTGACGGTGGCCGACGACGCCGTGGAGATCACCGCCACCGTGAAGACCACGGACCGCACCGGCGTCGAGATGGAGGCGCTGACCGCGGTCTCCGTGGCGGCGCTCACCGTCGTCGACATGGTCAAAGCCGTCGACAAGGCCGCCGTGATCACCGACGTGCGGGTGGAGGAGAAGACCGGCGGCAAGTCCGGCGACTGGAGCCGGTCGTGACGTACCGCGCGCTCGTCGTCACCGCGTCCAACCGCGCCGCCGCCGGGGTGTACGAGGACAAGGGCGGGCCGATACTCGCCGAGGGTCTCGCGGCCATGGGCTTCACGGTCGACGGCCCCCAGGTCGTCCCCGACGGCGAGCCCGTGGAGGCGGCGCTGCGCGCCGGGGTGGCCGCGGCGTACGACGTCATCCTCACCACCGGCGGCACCGGCATCTCCCCGACCGACGCCACCCCGGAGGCCACCCGCCGCGTCCTCGACCACGAGGTGCCCGGGATCCCCGAGGCGATCCGCGCGTACGGCCGTGACAAGGTCCCGACCGCCGCGCTGTCCCGCGGCCTCGCCGGCGTCGCGGGCCGCACCCTGATCGTCAACCTGCCGGGCTCGACCGGCGGCGTACGCGACGGCCTCGCCGTCCTGGAGAGGCTGCTCGTCCACGCCGTGGACCAGCTGCGCGGCGGCGACCATCCGAGACCGGCGTCATGAACCCCGCCTGGCCCGTGATCCTCGCGGACGGCGACGTGCTGCTCCGCCCGATAAAGGCGCGCGACCACCAGGCCTGGCGCGAGGTGAACCGGCGCAACCGCGACTGGCTGCGCCCCTGGGAGGCGACGGTCCCGCCGCCCGCCCCCGGCGCCCCGCTCGTCCAGCGCCCCACGTACCGGCAGATGGTCCGCCACCTGCGCGCCGAGGCCAACGCGGGCCGGATGCTGCCGTTCGTCATCGAGTACCGGGGGCGGCTGGTCGGCCAGCTGACCGTCGCCGGCATCACCTGGGGCTCGATGTGCTCCGGCCACATCGGCTACTGGGTGGACCAGGACGTCGCGGGCCGCGGCGTGATGCCCACGGCGGTCGCCCTCGCGGTCGACCACTGCTTCCGCTCGGTCGGACTGCACCGCATCGAGGTGTGCATTCGCCCCGAGAACGGCCCCAGCCGGCGGGTCGTGGAGAAATTGGGATTCCGCGAGGAGGGGCTGCGTCCGCGCTACCTCCATATCGACGGCGCGTGGCGCGACCACCTGGTGTTCGCGCTGACCGCCGAGGAGGTGCCGGAAGGGCTCGTGCGCCGCTGGCACCAGGCACGACCCGAACACCCCGCAAAATAAATCACCTGTTCGAATTGTGTGCCCGGCGACCACAATCGATCGGAACAATCACAAAAAAGTTCAGTGATATCAGCCAGATCGTGCGACACACCGGCCCAATTGGCCGATGGCCTCACGCGAACACCTCTACCGTGTGAGGCGTGAGCAGCAGCGGCCTCATCTACGCAGTCATTGTCGGAGCTTGGGCCGCCTACCTGGTGCCGATGTGGCTTCGCAGGCAGGACGAGCTGAACGAGGCTCGACCGACGGAACGCTTCAGCACCGCCATCCGGCTCCTGTCCGGACGAGCGGGGATGGAGCGCCGGTACGCCAAGGAGCTGCGCCAGCGAGGCGCCGAGGGGCGGGACCCCGACGTGGACCCGGACGCCGAGACCGAGCACC is a window encoding:
- a CDS encoding 5-formyltetrahydrofolate cyclo-ligase, whose product is MPDKAGLRRQLLAARTLLTTEDVQRAAAVLAQEALKLPELAEADTVAAYVSVGREPGTRALLDALRARGVRVLLPVLMDDNDLDWGVYEGAGALGRARLGLLEPTGPRLGPDAVLEARAVLLPGLAVDERGMRLGRGGGSYDRVLARLARAGAEPALVVLLYAHEVVARVPEEPHDHPVHAVVTPDGVRRFTA
- the galU gene encoding UTP--glucose-1-phosphate uridylyltransferase GalU encodes the protein MTQSHPRISKAVIPAAGLGTRFLPATKATPKEMLPVVDKPAIQYVVEEAVDAGLHDVLMITGRNKRPLEDHFDRNYELEEALFRKGDRERLGKVKESNDLATMHYVRQGDPRGLGHAVLCAAPHVGDQPFAVLLGDDLIDPRDPLLSRMVEIQEREGGSVIALMEVDHSQIHLYGCAAVEPTAESDVVRVTDLVEKPDPSEAPSNYAIIGRYVLDPAIFGILRETEPGRGNEIQLTDAIQKLAMDEKVGGPVHGVVFKGRRYDTGDRGDYLRAIVRLACEREDLGPEFRSWLRRYVTEEM
- a CDS encoding penicillin acylase family protein, which translates into the protein MPANTTVSSPKKKGRRARLLVIALVLALVAGVGYGAYWSVSTVRAPFPQTTGTLQLPGLSGPVDVKRDAYGVPQIYASTDADLFRAQGYVQAQDRFWEMDVRRHTTAGRLSELLGAELVDSDAFLRTLGWHRVAKEEYDTKLSAETKKNLQAYTEGVNAYLKGKEPRDVSVEYSALSFLNDYTIEPWTPVDSVAWLKAMAWDLRTNMQDEIDRSLMLNRLDEKQIKDLYPGYPYDLHRPITDTFKASAGSKGDGEGQNGGGLGDDPRSGSQGSQGGGSGQTGGSGQSGRNAGFQAQLTALSQALENVPALLGPDGHGIGSNSWVVSGKYTTTGKPLLANDPHLAPQLPSVWYQMGLHCRAVSDKCRYDVSGYTFAGMPGVIIGHNQDVAWGFTNLGADVTDLYLEKVTDRGYLRGAKEVPFETRDEVIRIAGGGSRTITVRTTNNGPLISDRSTELEKVGQKAPVTNAPDRGDGYAVALRWTALDPGRSMDAVFKLNRAKDFKEFRDAARDFEVPSQNLIYADAKGAEGHIGYQAPGKVPVRAKGHDGTLPAPGWDPAYDWKKEYVPFDELPYEQDPKRGYIVTANQAVVNADTYPYLLTEDWGYGSRSQRINDLIESKIKDGGKISTDDMRTMQTDNSSEIAKLLTPLLLKIDVEDPYVREAQKLLEGWHYTQESDSAAAAYFNAVWRNVLKLAFGDKLPKELRVRGECLNVRSADPTVPEDQRNKLVRECGLRSPDKAQPDGGDRWYEVVRPLLNDEKNAWWHTPASRTDAATETRDQLLARAMEDARWELTAELGKDVSTWSWGRLHQLNLRNQTLGVEGPGVVKFLLNRGPWNLSGGEAAVNATGWNAAGGYEVVWVPSMRMVVNVGDWDKSRWINLTGASGHAYSPHYTDQTEKWAKGELLDWPYSAKAVDLAKADHLVLKP
- the glp gene encoding molybdotransferase-like divisome protein Glp, translated to MSAASPAPAIRSVDEHLEDVLAAVHPLDPIELQLPDAQGCVLVEDVTVPVALPPFDNSSMDGYAVRIADVTGASEEFPAVLTVIGDVAAGSEGLPTVGPGEAARIMTGAPLPPGAEAVVPVEWTDGGTGGGAATTMRAASAAPEGATGEVRVHRPVEARAHVRARGSDVQAGDLALEAGTVLGPAQIGLLAAIGRGTVRVRPRPRVVVLSTGSELVQPGEELGPGQIYDSNSFALAAAARDAGAIAYRVGAVTDDADTLRATIEDQLVRADLLVTTGGVSVGAYDVVKEALSSVGDADEPGGGVEFHKLAMQPGKPQGFGSIGPDHTPLLALPGNPVSSYVSFELFVRPAIRALMGLKDLHRPRVRAVLTADKPLSSPAGKRQFLRGTYDAEAGSVTPVGGAGSHLIAALAHADALLVVPEDTTVVEPGSDVEVMLLG